In Achromobacter pestifer, the DNA window GGCGCTTGGAGCCTTCGCCCACGATGCGCGCCCAGCAATGCTCGTCGCCCGCGCAGCGCAATTCCAGCCCGCCGGCGTTCGGCCGGACGTCCAGGCCGAACGCCGTCAGGAATTTCGCGGCTTCCGCCAGATCGGGCACGATCAGGGCGAAATGATCGATGGAATGCACCCCGTAGCGCGCGGCGTTGGCTTTGTTGAAGGACATGGCTCGTTCTCCCTTGGAACAGTGTCCGCTCAAGACAAGGCGGCTTCAGTCACGGCGCGCGCGCCAAGGCTGGCGCGGGCCTGCCGGCCCAGTACGCCTTGCAAGGCGTCCAACAACTCCGCCGCCGCCTGACGCTCCTCAGGCACGGCATGCTTGCGCCAGGCCACATGGCGGTCCGGGCGCACCAGCAGGCAGCCCGACTCCGACACTTCCCGCAGCCGCGCCCAGTCGCCGTAGATGTCCAGCACCTCGCAACCCGCCCCTATGCTGTACACCGGAAGGTCGATGCCCAATACGCTGGCGGCTTGCGCTGCAGCCGTGCGCCAAACCTGGTCCGTACGCCCAACCAGCAGGGCGAAGCACCCGTGCCCGGCCAGATCCAGCGTGGAAATCCGGCGTTGCCCCTGCTCCACCCAGGCATGCGGCAAGGACGCGCCCGGGAAGGTCGTGGCCTGATGATAGAGCTCACTATCGCGCTCGGACGGCCGGCTCGCGCTGCCATCAGGCACGATGGCCGAAGAGGCATACATCTGGCCGAGTTCGACGCCATGGCAGTTGAATTGGTAATTCTGCAACGCCACGGCTGCGTCCAGCTGCCCGCGGCGCTCGCGGCCGCGGTCGCTGTCGCTGAAAAGCTCATCGAGATTGGCCCAGCCTTCCTGCGCCGACTGCCCCGGCGTGAAACCGATGGCATCAGCGATGGCCTTCATGTCATTCACGGACTTCATGGCCCGGTCCACCACACCGCGCGCGACGGGCTGGCGTTCCTGGGTGTACGTGTCGAGCAAGCCCGGGCCGGCCTGGCCCTTCAGGACCAAGGCAAGCTTCCACGCCAGGTTGAAACCATCCTGGATCGAGGTGTTGGTGCCAAGGCCGTTGGCCGGCGGATGGCGGTGCGCGGCATCGCCCGCCAGGAACACCCTGCCCTTGCCCATTTCGCGCGCGGCGATGTGGTTGATCTGCCATTTGTTGGCCGACTTCACTTTCACGGGAATGTCCGGCACCCCGATCACCGCGCGGGCGCGGGCCACGATGGCGTCCTCGCTCAGATCCGGCTCGCCCTTGGACTTGTCGTACATGGAGAGCATGATCCATTCGTTCCAGGGCCGCACGCAGACAAAAGTGCCGCTGCCAAACCAATAGCTGTTGCCCGGCTCGGCCATCCAGTAGAGTACGCCGGGGCGATGCTGCACATAGGGCGCCAGCTCCACTTCCAGCCAGCAGCTGATGGCCGCCCCCAGCCCCATTTCCCCGTCGAATTCGAAGCCCAGCTGTTTCGCCACCAAGCTGTTGCCGCCATCGGCGCCCACGGCGTACTGCGCTCGGACGCGGATTTCCTCGCCACTGATCGTGTCCACCATCTCGGCGACCACCCCGCCCGCATCCTGGCTGATGGTCTTGAGTTCGGTATTGAAAAGGAATTGCGCGCCGTGCTCGCGCGCCGCTGTCAGGATGATGGGCTCCAGCAGGTGCTGCGGAATATTGCACATGCCACAAGGGCTGGCCTTGTCGTAGTCTCCGCGCCGCTGGTCCCCGCCGCCCCAGGTTTGCAGACGCGCCAGCTCCTTGCCCGCAAAGCTCGTGGCCCAGACGTTGTTCAGCATCAGCGCGTTGGGCGTGGCCTGGGCCCGCACCCGGTCCTCGATACCCAGGTCGCGCATCACTTCGATGGTGCGCTGATTGGTAATGTGCGCTCGCGGCGAATTGGCGGTGCCCGGGTAACGCGTGATAGCCAGGGTCTGGATGCCGTACTTGGCCAGCAAGGCCGTCGCCGCCAAGCCTGCAGGCCCGGCCCCGACCACGAGGACGGGGATCTCGATTTCTTTCATGTCTCTCTCCAAATTCCTACCAGGACCGGTATGGCCGGCCTCTAGCGGTATCCAATAATGTTCTTACCCGGCGGCAGGCACTAACGCTCCAGGGAAATGGGGTTGCGCAGCGTGCCCACGCCTTCGATCGACACTTCGCAAACATCGCCGTCCTGCATCAGCAGGCGCGGCTCGCGCGCCCAACCCACGCCCGAAGGGGTGCCGGCAACGATGACATCGCCCGCTTCCAGCGTGAACGCTTCGCTCAATAGCGAAATCAAGGTGGCCACGTCGAAAACCATGTCGCGCGTATTGGCCGACTGCACCACCTTGCCGTTCAGCCTGGTTTCCAGCGCCAGGCCCGCGCCGCCCGGCGGCAGTTCGTCCGCGGTGACCAGCGCCGGGCCGAAACCGCCCGTGCCGTCGAAGTTCTTGCCGACGGTCCATTGGGGCGACTTGAACTGGTATTCGCGCACCGAACCGTCATTGAAGATCGAATAGCCCGCCACGTGCTTGAGCGCATCCTCCTTGCTGATGTAGCGGCCGCCTCCTGACAGCACCACGGCCATCTCGCCTTCGTAATCCAGGGAGTCGGACGACTTGGGACGGATCATGGGCTGTTCATGCGCGATCAGGCTGCTACTGAAGCGGTTGAACACCGTGGGGTACGCAGGCTGTTCGAATTTGCTTTCCGCGGTGTGATCGGAATAGTTCAAGCCGATACAGATGATCTTTCCAGGATTCGCCAATGGCGGCAGGTACTGGATTTCCTTCAGGGCGAAACGCTTTCCGGCCGGCGCACGTTCGCGTGCAAACGCAGGCAGGTCCGTTTTTTGACGCAGCAGGTCCAGCAGTTCATGCTGGCCGAGGCTGATCACCTGGTCGCCTTCCAGGATTCCGAGATACTGCCCGTTGCCATGGGAAAAGCGTATGAATTTCATGATGAGCTAGACGTCCTTGATGAGCGATGTAGCGCCGCGCCCGCGCGGCAGGCGCCGGGCCGGATGGGCGCTGCGGCGTGCCGGTCCATCCTGCAAATCAGTATAGGCATTTTTATCTACAAATCAATGAAAATATATATTTATGGATTTGTCGATTTTGACGCCCACGCGTAAAATTCCCATGCCCAACCCGGATCTGTTTCTTCCATGCCTCAACCGATCGCCGCCGACCACGCCCCAGGCCATGCCACGCAGCAACTCACGCAGGCGTCGGTGCTCACAGCCGCCATCCAGGAAGACATCATTGCCGGCCGGCTGCTGCCCGGCGCCAAGCTCAAGCTGAAGGAACTGGCGTTGCGCTACGGCACGGGTGTGAATCCGCTGCGCGAGGCTCTCTCGCGTTTGGCCACCACTGGCTTCGTCAATGCCGAGGATCAGCGCGGATTCAGCGTCAGCCGCACATCCCGCGAAGAACTGCTGGACATCACCCAAACCCGCCAACGCATCGAGTCCGACGCGTTGCGCGCCTCCATAGCGCACGGCGATATCGAATGGGAAGGCCGGGTGCTGGCTGCCCTGCACCGGCTGAACCGGCAACCGATGATGCTCACTGAGCCCGAAGGCCTGAATCCCGCTTGGGAAATCGCGCACGACGCCTTTCACGAGGCCTTGCTATCGGCCTGCCCCTCGCGTTGGAGCATGCGTTTTTCCCTGATCCTGCGCCAGCAGACTGCGCGGTATCGCAATCTTTCGGTCATGGGGCCGGCAGAGGCCGGCGCCCGCGACGTGCAAACCGAGCACGAAGCCATCGCCAAAGCCGCCCTCGCCAAGAATGCCGACCTGGCATGCGCCCTCCTGTCCGAGCATCTGCGCCTGACCACCGCGCTGGTGCTCGAACATGCCGAGCGTCTGGGGAATGCGCGCTAGCACCCTAACGCTCTTGCGCGTTCCAGTCCGCCGCGCTCAACGCCAGGCGGAATCCGACGTTGGACGCACTGCTATATGGGTCTTGCCCCTGCCTCGCGCTTACCCTATAGCCTTCGCAGTAATCTTCGCTGCATAGGAACGAACCGCCACGGATGACGCGCTTGGGCGCCTCGGGCCTGACCATGGCGGGGTCGTAGGGCGCCGCGGGTCCAGCAGGATTGCGTACCGTCCTTTCCTGCGACTGCTGGCGAAACGCATCGGGGCGATACCAGTCCGCTACCCACTGCCACGCGTTGCCCGCCATATCGCGCACGCCGTAGCCGTTCGCCGGATAGCTGCCCACCGGTTCGGTACCCGGCATGATCTTGGGCGACTGCATGGGAAAAGCTCGGCTCGCGTCCCAGGTGCGCGCCATCGGCTTGCCATCGGGCCGCGGGTTTGTCCCCCAGGCAAAGTCCACCTGCTCCAGGCCGCCGCGGGCAGCGTACTCCCATTCGGCCTCGGTCGGCAGACGCTTGCCCGCCCAGGCCGCATACGTCTGGGCGTCCTCGTACGAAACCTGGACCACCGGATGCTCATCCTTGCCAGCGATGTCCGAGCCCGGCCCCTGCGGCTGCCTCCAACTGGCGCCCGGTGCAAAACGCCACCAGCGCGCATAGTCGTTCAAGTCGACGGGCTTGCTGCTGCCCACGAACACCAGCGCGCCTGGCACCAGTCGGGCGGGACGCGGCGTGCCCGCGGGCAGATGCACACGGATGGTGTCCCAGTCGGGCGTGCGCTCCGCCGTGGTCACATAGCCGGTCGCGGCCACGAATCTGGCGAAATCCCGATTCGTCACGTGGTCGCGATCTATCCAAAACCCGGCCAGGCGCACCGGATGCGCAGGCCGTTCATTGGCCTGCGAGCGCGGACTGTCGCTGCCCATCAGGAAATCGCCAGCCGGAATCCACATCATGCCTGCGGGTCCGCCGCGGCCATCGCCCAGCTGCCCCGCCTGCGGCCCCGCGCCTGGCAGGAGATACATCCCCGCCGCCGCAATCCCGCACAGAAGCGCGGCCGCGGTCCATGCATGTTTCATCGTGAGCATGGATGGCTAATGCTGATCGACGATCTGGCGCGGTACGCCGCGGCGCCAATCGAAGTAGTTGAAGAGCTGGGCTGCCAGATATTGACTATCCCACGCGATAACGCGATTGGCGTCGCTCCAGGCTTTATACTTGCCCGCCATCTCCTTGACGATCTCCGGGTGCCGGGCGGCGAGGTCTTCGGTCTCCCCCCGATCCGCGTCGGTATCGTAGAGCTGCCAGCCGGCGGTGCCGAAGGGTTCGGGCAGCCAGCTCAACTTCCACTTGCCCATCCGGTACTCCTTGTTGCCGAAAAGCTCGGCGCCCCGCTCGAAGTCCGGCGCGCGCGCGGATGCCGCGCTGCCGTCCAGTACCTTCAGGAACGACCCGCCCTTCAAAGGTTCCAGCGGCACGCCCTTGCGCGTTTCGCCGCGGCTTGCTCCCGCCATGGCCGTTACGGTCGGGAAGATGTCTTCTACCCCCAGGTAACCGTCATTCATCGCGCCGGGCTTGGCCACCATGGGACCTTTGACGATAAGCGGAGAAATCGTGCCGCCTTCGGTCATGACCAGTTTGAAGAGCTTAAAGGGCGCGGAACTGGCATAAGCCCAGCCTGGCCCCACGCCCGCGAACGACCCGGGCGCGCCCATGTTCTTGAAGGATGTATCGAACTCCTTGGCGATCCAGCTGCCGTCCGCGTTTCCCGGATAGAAATCCATATACGCAGCCGACGGGCCGTTGTCCGAAAAGAAGAAGATCACCGTGTTGTCGTACTGGCCGCTGCGCTTGAGCTGGTCGATGACCCGCCCGACATTGGTGTCCAGGTTGCTCACCATGCCGGCGTAGATTTCCATGACGCGCTCCTGGCGGGCACGCTCGTCCGGAACCAGATCCTTCCATGGCGTGAACAGGGGCGCCGGCTCGGACATGCGCGTGCCGGCGGGGATGACCCCAAGGCGCTGCATGTTCTCGAACATCCGTCTGCGATGCACGTCGTAGCCGTCCGCGAACTTGCCCTGGTATGGGGCGATGTCGGCCGCGGGCGCATGCAGCGGGTCATGCACTGCCTGGAACGCCAGATAGCCGAAGAATGGCTTGCCTGCTTGCTGGGCGGCCTGCATGTAGTCAACGAAACGGTCGGTGTAGAGATTTGACGAGAACTCGCCCGTGTCGCGCGCCACCGTCTTGTCATCCTCGACGAAGCGCGTACGCGGCTGTACCGCCAGCAAGCCCTTATTGTCCCAGTGGCTGCCCCCTGGATTGATCAGGGCGAACGAACGCTCGAAGCCTCGCGCCCCTGGCAACTGCTCTGGCTTGCCACCCAGATGCCACTTGCCCGCCATGAAGGTCGCGTAGCCGCGCTCCTTGAGCACTTCCGCCAACGTGTTGACCCGATCGTTAAGCGAACCTATGTAATTGCCCGGGTGCTTGTCCATCTCGGGAATGCGGTATTCGCCCATGGCGCCCATGCCGGCCAGATGATTGTCCACACCGGTGAGCAACTGCGCGCGGGTCGGCGAACAAGTTGGATTGACATGGAAATTGGTGAAACGCATGCCTTCCTGCGCCAATTGCTGGAGCGCGGGAGTCTTGATCACGTCCTGTCCGAACGGCTGGATGTCGTTGTAGCCCAGGTCGTCGGCCAGGATGATGAGCACATTGGGAGGTGGCGGGCTGGCTCCTAGCACGGGCGTGGCACACGCCAGGCCGGCCGCCAGGATGATCGCGGAAAAGCTTTTCACAATTGGTCTCCATTAGTGCGGCCGGCGGCCGCTCGAGGTCGTCTCTGCGACCTTCGGCGTCATTTTACTTATTTATATATTTTTTTCTATAAAAACCATTTTTTTAATTTTATAGATTTCGACGGCCAGCCATCCGCCCCACGCTTGAGGCGCGTTGCCAGAAGGCCTGTTCTGCTTCGGGGATGAATGGATGGCAAGCTTTGCGCGTAGGCTTGCCCGTTCAAGGCCTGCGTCATTGCAGGCGCCGAACGTTGGAAGGGTCAAACCAGACGCGTGAGAAAGTGCACCGCTTCGCGTCTCTCCACATTCGCTTCACCATGGGAATGGAAATGAGCGATGTGGGGAGATTGGTTGTGATGCTTGTCCTGCGCCGCGGCATCACGCCAGTGCTCTACAAGCACAAACCTGCGACTGTCGTTGGCATCGCCATAAAGCTCGTACCGCAGGTTTCCTTCCTCCGCCGCCGACTTTTCGGCAACGCTCACCAGGTCGGCGCGCAAGGCATCCTCTCGACCTTCCTTTGCATAGACCATTGCCAAGACGTGAATATCGTCCATAGCCTGCTCCTTCGGAAAATTTGCCCGGCAAGGCGGCGGCGGCCGACAGACCGTCGGCCACCGCTTGTCTATCCGCGTTACTCGTCGCGGTCGTAGGAGAATTGGATCGCAGGCGTTCCGCCCGTTTCGATAAAGAGGTTCATGAAGGCCGGCACGGTCTCGCTGCGCTTCCAATCCCGCTGCAGTTCGCAGAACAGTTGCACCGTAGAGATAAGCTTGCCACCTGCCTGTTCAATACGACGCAGCGCAGCCTCGTGCGCCGCCACCGACGTGCCGCCCACGGCATCCACCGGAACGTAGACCTCGTAGCCTTCCGCCAGCGCATCGAGTGCCGGGAAAGTCAGGCACGCCTCTGTCCACAGAGCCGTCATGATGAGCTTTTTGCGGCCGGTTTCCCGCACCGCCGTGCGGAACTCCACGTCCTCCCAGCTGTTGATGCTGGTGCGGTCGTATGTCGGATAGCTACCCAGCACCTTCTGCACGTGAGGGACCGGCGGCTTGTTGAGCCCCGTCTTCACATTGACCGTGGAATGCACTATCGGCAGCCCGTAAGCGACCGCACCTTTGGCGCAGCCAACAATGTTATTCAGCATCAATTGCCGATCCATCGACGCGATCGAGTTCACTTGTACCGGCTGGTAGTCAATGATGATGAAGGCCGAGTTCTGCGGCGTTAACAATTGATCCGCCTTGGGATCGCGAATGGCTTCACTAGTCATGATTCTGTCCTTTATTGCGTGGGTATGCGCCTGCCGCGGCTTGAGCGCGGAACTGCTTCTTGCCGAACGGGAGCGACTCGGGCGCCGCCGCCGCTCCTGCTCACCTACCTAAGCGCCAAAACGACCGCGCCTGGCACGCTATTGAAGTTACTCCCGCAACAAAAATCCCAAAAGATTGCAAAATCGGATGCAATATCCTAAAAATAAGACAATGAAAGATCTCAATGACCTCTATTACTTTGTGCAGGTGGCAGACCATGGCGGCTTTGCCGCCGCAGCCCGTGTCACCGGCATCCAAAAATCCATGCTCAGCCGTCGCATGCAACAATTGGAGGACCGTTTGGGCGTGCGCCTCATCAATCGTTCAACACGGCGGTTTTCAATCACCGAAGTGGGTCGGGAGTACTACGACCGATGTGTCGCCATGCTGGTGGAAGCGGAGGCGGCTGAACAGGTCATCGCACAGGTACGAGCCGAACCGCGCGGTATCATCCGCGTCAGTTGTCCTGTGGCGCTGATCAACTTCCAGTTCGGCGCGCTGTTCGCGCGCTTTCTCACGACCTACCCGGATATCGAACTCCATCTGGAAAGCTCCAATCGGCGGGTCGACGTGATCTCCGAAGGCTTCGACGTCGCCATCCGCGTGCGTTTCCCGCCGCTAGAGTCGACTGAGCTGGTCATGCGCTGGCTCGATGAAAGCACGCAATGCCTGGTTGCCTCTCCTTCTTTTCTGGCTGGACGGACGCTTCGGTCCCCCACGGATCTTGAAGGCGCGCGCAGTGTGACCCTCGGTCCGGCGCGACGCGAACACCAATGGCAGCTTCACCATGCCGATGGGCGAACCGCAAACGTCCGCCACGTGCCACGCCTCATCAGTGACGATATGGCTGCCCTGTGCAATGCCGCCATGGCTGGCGTCGGCGTGGTTTCGCTACCCACGATGATGGTTTGGCCATATGTCGAAGCCGGTCAGCTCATTCAGATCCTGCCAGAGTGGCGACCGCGCGCCGGCCTCGTGCATGCCGTCTTTCCTTCCAGGCGCGGATTGCTCCCATCTGTTCGCACGCTAATAGAATTTCTCGCCGCCGAATGCCAGGAAGCACGTAAGGCAGGCCCTGGGTAATTACCTGCCCTGCAGAAAATTAGATTCAATAATAGGACAGTCAGGACGAATATCGGTAACTACCGCATCAATGTCTCATTCTTTATTCTTATCGCACCGCTACAGCGCAAGCTGAAAGCCCCGATAGACATGACGGACTGCGCGCCTCGATTCCGCGGCGCCATACGCAAAGAGAGACCTTATGAAGCAAACTCATGCAGCATTTCTGACCAGCGCGCTCCTGGCCCTGAGCAGCTTTACGGCGCATGCCGCGCCCGTGGATTACCAAATCGATCCGGAACACACTGAAATCGTGGTTACCTGGGATCACCTGGGCTACTCCAAGCCTTCGGCCCATGCGGGTGGCGTGACCGGTGTGATCAGCTATGACGCCTCCCAGCCGTCGAAATCCGCGGTGAACCTGAGCGTGCCCGTCCCGCGCTTCACGTCGCACGTGCCCAAGCTGGACGAGATGCTTCAAGGCGCCGATTTTTTCCAGGCGGCCAAGTATCCCGACATTCAGTTCCGAAGCACCTCGGTGGCCGATCAGGGCAACGGAAACTTGAGCGTGAGCGGCGTCTTGCGCATCAAGGGCATCGAAAAGCCCGTGGTGCTGCAAGCTCGCAAGAACCAGCAAGGCGTCCACCCGATGCTGCAGCGGCCCGCCATCGGCTTTGATGCCACGACGGTGCTCAAGCGCAGCGACTTCGGCGTGGATGCGTTCGCGCCTGGCGTGAGCGATCAGGTGCAGCTGCGCATCACCGTCGAAGCCGTCGCCAACGCCGCGCGTTGAAACCAAGACAGTGGATCTGAGATGGGCGAATGGTATTCCCCCACCTCAGCGGAGTAGAGAAAATGCAAACTTCCAGACGTGAAATGATGATCGGCAGCCTGAGCATGATGGCAGGCGGCCTCCTGTCGGCTTCGGCCTCGTCCTCGTCCGCAGCGCCGCTTGCCGCCACCGCGACAGACGGCGCCTACAAGGCTGGCAGCGCCCAGAAAAAGCTGGACATCATCAACCTGTATGACCTCGAGGAAGAGGCCAGGAAACTCATCCCCGTTCCGCAGTTCAGCTACATCAGCAGCGGTTCCGGCGACGAATGGACGCTGCGCGAAAACGTGCGCTCGTTCGACGATCACGCCATCATGCCGCGCTATCTGGCCGGGGTTAAGCAACCCGACACGCGGACCGAGTTGCTCGGATCCAAGGTCGATATCCCGATCTTTGTGCCGCCCATGGCCGCGCATGGCCTGGCCCATGCGTCGGCCGAACTGGGCACCGCGAAAGGCGCGGCCGACGCCGGCGCGTTGTTCACCGCCCAAACGCTGGCCAACGTCCCCCTGTCGGAAATGGCCAAGGTCAGCCACGGCCCGAAGTGGTTTCAGCTGTATTTCACCAAGGACATGGGCGTGAACCGCGAACTGATCGCGCGCGCCAAGGCCATGGGCGCGACGGCCATCGTTTTCACGGTGGATCTGGAATGGTCGGGCAACCGCGAGTCGGACCGGCGCACGGGTTTCAAGTTTCCAGCTTCCCTGCCATTCCCCAATGTTCCCAATGCGCCCGCGGGAGCGACGCTGGCCGAACTGTTCACCATCTTCAAGCGCGACCTGGATTTCAAGGACCTGGAGTTCATCGCGCGCGAGTCGGGCCTGCCCGTCGTGGTAAAGGGCATTCAATCCCCCAGCAACGCAAAAGAAGCGGTCGATGCAGGGGCGGCCGCCATTCAGGTGTCCAACCATGGGGGGCGCCAACTGGATTCCGTTCCTGGGGCATTCACCACCCTGCCCGGCGTGGTTGATGCGGTGGGCCATAAAGTGCCCGTGTACCTCGATGGCGGCGTGCGCCGCGGCGTGCACGTGTTCAAGGCGCTGGCCATGGGAGCCAGCGCGGTGGCGGTCGGCCGCCCCGTGCTCTACGGCCTCGCCCTGGGCGGAGCCCCGGGCGTCACCTCCGTTCTGAACACATTGAAGTACGAACTCGAACTCAGCATGAAGCTTGCTGGCACAGCGACGATCAAGGACATCAACAGGACCTTCCTGGCATAACCGCAACGATGCGGACTAGCTGGACGAAGCCGCGCCCAGGGCTCGGACCAGCATGTCCGCATACGTTTTGCACAGGCGCGTGTCGGCCAGCGTGCCCGTCAGCATGTGCAGCCAGCTTGCCCCCATCGCCAGGGAGATGGCGGCCTCCACATCCGGTCCC includes these proteins:
- a CDS encoding FAD-dependent monooxygenase; this translates as MKEIEIPVLVVGAGPAGLAATALLAKYGIQTLAITRYPGTANSPRAHITNQRTIEVMRDLGIEDRVRAQATPNALMLNNVWATSFAGKELARLQTWGGGDQRRGDYDKASPCGMCNIPQHLLEPIILTAAREHGAQFLFNTELKTISQDAGGVVAEMVDTISGEEIRVRAQYAVGADGGNSLVAKQLGFEFDGEMGLGAAISCWLEVELAPYVQHRPGVLYWMAEPGNSYWFGSGTFVCVRPWNEWIMLSMYDKSKGEPDLSEDAIVARARAVIGVPDIPVKVKSANKWQINHIAAREMGKGRVFLAGDAAHRHPPANGLGTNTSIQDGFNLAWKLALVLKGQAGPGLLDTYTQERQPVARGVVDRAMKSVNDMKAIADAIGFTPGQSAQEGWANLDELFSDSDRGRERRGQLDAAVALQNYQFNCHGVELGQMYASSAIVPDGSASRPSERDSELYHQATTFPGASLPHAWVEQGQRRISTLDLAGHGCFALLVGRTDQVWRTAAAQAASVLGIDLPVYSIGAGCEVLDIYGDWARLREVSESGCLLVRPDRHVAWRKHAVPEERQAAAELLDALQGVLGRQARASLGARAVTEAALS
- a CDS encoding fumarylacetoacetate hydrolase family protein, encoding MKFIRFSHGNGQYLGILEGDQVISLGQHELLDLLRQKTDLPAFARERAPAGKRFALKEIQYLPPLANPGKIICIGLNYSDHTAESKFEQPAYPTVFNRFSSSLIAHEQPMIRPKSSDSLDYEGEMAVVLSGGGRYISKEDALKHVAGYSIFNDGSVREYQFKSPQWTVGKNFDGTGGFGPALVTADELPPGGAGLALETRLNGKVVQSANTRDMVFDVATLISLLSEAFTLEAGDVIVAGTPSGVGWAREPRLLMQDGDVCEVSIEGVGTLRNPISLER
- a CDS encoding GntR family transcriptional regulator, producing the protein MPQPIAADHAPGHATQQLTQASVLTAAIQEDIIAGRLLPGAKLKLKELALRYGTGVNPLREALSRLATTGFVNAEDQRGFSVSRTSREELLDITQTRQRIESDALRASIAHGDIEWEGRVLAALHRLNRQPMMLTEPEGLNPAWEIAHDAFHEALLSACPSRWSMRFSLILRQQTARYRNLSVMGPAEAGARDVQTEHEAIAKAALAKNADLACALLSEHLRLTTALVLEHAERLGNAR
- a CDS encoding formylglycine-generating enzyme family protein, which encodes MLTMKHAWTAAALLCGIAAAGMYLLPGAGPQAGQLGDGRGGPAGMMWIPAGDFLMGSDSPRSQANERPAHPVRLAGFWIDRDHVTNRDFARFVAATGYVTTAERTPDWDTIRVHLPAGTPRPARLVPGALVFVGSSKPVDLNDYARWWRFAPGASWRQPQGPGSDIAGKDEHPVVQVSYEDAQTYAAWAGKRLPTEAEWEYAARGGLEQVDFAWGTNPRPDGKPMARTWDASRAFPMQSPKIMPGTEPVGSYPANGYGVRDMAGNAWQWVADWYRPDAFRQQSQERTVRNPAGPAAPYDPAMVRPEAPKRVIRGGSFLCSEDYCEGYRVSARQGQDPYSSASNVGFRLALSAADWNAQER
- a CDS encoding arylsulfatase, with translation MKSFSAIILAAGLACATPVLGASPPPPNVLIILADDLGYNDIQPFGQDVIKTPALQQLAQEGMRFTNFHVNPTCSPTRAQLLTGVDNHLAGMGAMGEYRIPEMDKHPGNYIGSLNDRVNTLAEVLKERGYATFMAGKWHLGGKPEQLPGARGFERSFALINPGGSHWDNKGLLAVQPRTRFVEDDKTVARDTGEFSSNLYTDRFVDYMQAAQQAGKPFFGYLAFQAVHDPLHAPAADIAPYQGKFADGYDVHRRRMFENMQRLGVIPAGTRMSEPAPLFTPWKDLVPDERARQERVMEIYAGMVSNLDTNVGRVIDQLKRSGQYDNTVIFFFSDNGPSAAYMDFYPGNADGSWIAKEFDTSFKNMGAPGSFAGVGPGWAYASSAPFKLFKLVMTEGGTISPLIVKGPMVAKPGAMNDGYLGVEDIFPTVTAMAGASRGETRKGVPLEPLKGGSFLKVLDGSAASARAPDFERGAELFGNKEYRMGKWKLSWLPEPFGTAGWQLYDTDADRGETEDLAARHPEIVKEMAGKYKAWSDANRVIAWDSQYLAAQLFNYFDWRRGVPRQIVDQH
- a CDS encoding putative quinol monooxygenase translates to MDDIHVLAMVYAKEGREDALRADLVSVAEKSAAEEGNLRYELYGDANDSRRFVLVEHWRDAAAQDKHHNQSPHIAHFHSHGEANVERREAVHFLTRLV
- a CDS encoding hydrolase; this translates as MTSEAIRDPKADQLLTPQNSAFIIIDYQPVQVNSIASMDRQLMLNNIVGCAKGAVAYGLPIVHSTVNVKTGLNKPPVPHVQKVLGSYPTYDRTSINSWEDVEFRTAVRETGRKKLIMTALWTEACLTFPALDALAEGYEVYVPVDAVGGTSVAAHEAALRRIEQAGGKLISTVQLFCELQRDWKRSETVPAFMNLFIETGGTPAIQFSYDRDE
- a CDS encoding LysR substrate-binding domain-containing protein, encoding MKDLNDLYYFVQVADHGGFAAAARVTGIQKSMLSRRMQQLEDRLGVRLINRSTRRFSITEVGREYYDRCVAMLVEAEAAEQVIAQVRAEPRGIIRVSCPVALINFQFGALFARFLTTYPDIELHLESSNRRVDVISEGFDVAIRVRFPPLESTELVMRWLDESTQCLVASPSFLAGRTLRSPTDLEGARSVTLGPARREHQWQLHHADGRTANVRHVPRLISDDMAALCNAAMAGVGVVSLPTMMVWPYVEAGQLIQILPEWRPRAGLVHAVFPSRRGLLPSVRTLIEFLAAECQEARKAGPG
- a CDS encoding YceI family protein, which codes for MKQTHAAFLTSALLALSSFTAHAAPVDYQIDPEHTEIVVTWDHLGYSKPSAHAGGVTGVISYDASQPSKSAVNLSVPVPRFTSHVPKLDEMLQGADFFQAAKYPDIQFRSTSVADQGNGNLSVSGVLRIKGIEKPVVLQARKNQQGVHPMLQRPAIGFDATTVLKRSDFGVDAFAPGVSDQVQLRITVEAVANAAR
- a CDS encoding lactate oxidase; this encodes MQTSRREMMIGSLSMMAGGLLSASASSSSAAPLAATATDGAYKAGSAQKKLDIINLYDLEEEARKLIPVPQFSYISSGSGDEWTLRENVRSFDDHAIMPRYLAGVKQPDTRTELLGSKVDIPIFVPPMAAHGLAHASAELGTAKGAADAGALFTAQTLANVPLSEMAKVSHGPKWFQLYFTKDMGVNRELIARAKAMGATAIVFTVDLEWSGNRESDRRTGFKFPASLPFPNVPNAPAGATLAELFTIFKRDLDFKDLEFIARESGLPVVVKGIQSPSNAKEAVDAGAAAIQVSNHGGRQLDSVPGAFTTLPGVVDAVGHKVPVYLDGGVRRGVHVFKALAMGASAVAVGRPVLYGLALGGAPGVTSVLNTLKYELELSMKLAGTATIKDINRTFLA